Proteins from a single region of Elusimicrobiota bacterium:
- a CDS encoding flagellar motor protein MotB, translated as MEKKFKKITFWGGERATTPIWLTIYSDMMTNLMLFFLMLWALTRATLETQRIAQMSFVTTFGRGRLDIKIVKKEQQIPPDFEKIIKTETTAQGIRIVFDTPVLFDLGSAVLKEQTKQPLEKLATWLSDVPYKVIIEGHTDNIPIKRELRYSSNWELSLDRARSVVKFFQKKGINPKRLSVAGYGEYQPLYPNNTAQHRALNRRIELYILYKDEL; from the coding sequence ATGGAAAAAAAATTCAAAAAAATTACCTTCTGGGGTGGAGAACGCGCAACAACACCAATCTGGCTTACTATCTATTCTGATATGATGACAAACCTGATGCTGTTCTTTTTGATGCTATGGGCGTTAACCCGAGCAACACTGGAAACCCAGCGTATTGCACAGATGAGTTTTGTGACAACTTTTGGTAGAGGTAGACTGGATATAAAAATAGTAAAAAAAGAACAACAAATACCGCCTGATTTTGAAAAAATAATCAAAACAGAAACTACAGCACAAGGTATCCGAATCGTGTTTGATACACCTGTACTGTTTGATTTAGGTAGCGCGGTCTTGAAAGAACAAACAAAACAGCCACTTGAAAAACTGGCTACCTGGCTTTCTGATGTGCCATATAAAGTTATTATAGAAGGACATACGGATAATATACCAATCAAACGGGAATTGAGATACTCGTCTAACTGGGAACTGTCATTAGATAGAGCACGCAGTGTTGTAAAATTCTTTCAGAAAAAAGGTATCAACCCGAAACGACTGTCAGTAGCCGGCTACGGCGAATACCAGCCACTATATCCAAATAATACAGCACAGCATAGAGCGTTAAACCGCCGAATAGAATTGTATATCCTCTATAAAGACGAACTATGA